One Brachyspira suanatina DNA segment encodes these proteins:
- a CDS encoding DNA repair helicase XPB, which yields MNKNAPLIVQGDGTILLDVSTKHFEEIRNFMLVFAELVKSPEYIHTYRITLVSLWNAASLNYTSEQILSFLKKYTSYEIPKNIVKQIETSIEKYGRIKIIKEDDKYYLISEDKNIIDEILHYKLMTKYIKAEINPNKLEIDATYRGHIKLALINIGYPVQDLAGYKTGEEYHFHMRDKLASSGDDFALRDYQRNSVDAFYADGKPEGGAGVIALPCGTGKTVVGIAAMHKTQTKTLIIVTGVTACRQWRDEILDKTDIPPEDIGEYNGLNKEIKPITIATYKILTYRKNKESPFVHFELFFQHNWGLIIYDEVHLLPAPIIKLTSEIQSMRRLGLTATLVREDGLEKDVFCLIGPKKFDIPWRELEEKKFIAEAYCYDIRIPLDDSHRSDYVVSSDKVKFRIASENVFKYTIVKKIIEKLEGKNILIIGQYLDQLNEMKKRTGYTIITGKTPQSERDIIYKKFKTGEIKILIVSKVANLAVDLPDANVLIQISGTFGSRQEEAQRLGRVLRPKKGENKSYFFSIITTDTKEEDFAHKRQLFLTEQGYHYELVDKDSFEELEFNN from the coding sequence TTGAATAAGAATGCTCCTCTCATAGTTCAGGGCGATGGTACTATTCTATTAGATGTAAGTACTAAACATTTTGAAGAAATTAGAAATTTTATGTTAGTATTTGCAGAATTGGTAAAAAGCCCGGAATATATACATACATATAGAATAACATTGGTGTCTTTGTGGAATGCTGCTAGTTTGAATTATACATCAGAGCAAATACTTAGTTTTTTGAAGAAGTATACATCTTATGAAATACCTAAAAATATAGTAAAGCAGATTGAAACTAGTATAGAAAAATACGGCAGAATAAAAATAATAAAAGAAGATGATAAATACTATCTTATAAGTGAAGACAAAAATATTATAGATGAAATTCTGCATTATAAATTGATGACTAAATATATAAAAGCGGAAATTAATCCTAATAAATTAGAAATAGATGCTACATACAGAGGACATATCAAACTTGCTCTTATAAATATAGGATACCCTGTTCAGGATTTAGCCGGATATAAAACAGGAGAAGAATATCATTTTCATATGAGAGATAAATTAGCATCAAGCGGAGATGATTTTGCTTTAAGAGATTATCAAAGAAATTCTGTAGATGCTTTCTATGCTGACGGAAAACCTGAAGGAGGTGCTGGAGTTATAGCTCTTCCATGCGGTACTGGTAAAACTGTTGTGGGAATTGCTGCAATGCATAAAACTCAAACAAAAACTCTTATAATAGTTACTGGTGTTACAGCATGCCGTCAATGGAGAGATGAAATATTGGATAAAACTGATATTCCTCCTGAAGATATAGGCGAATATAACGGACTCAATAAAGAAATAAAGCCTATAACAATAGCCACATACAAAATACTTACATACAGAAAAAATAAAGAATCTCCATTCGTGCATTTTGAATTATTCTTTCAGCATAATTGGGGATTAATAATATACGATGAAGTGCATTTGCTTCCTGCTCCTATAATAAAACTTACTAGTGAAATTCAAAGTATGAGAAGATTAGGACTTACTGCTACTTTGGTAAGAGAGGATGGACTTGAAAAAGATGTATTCTGTCTTATAGGACCTAAAAAATTCGATATACCTTGGCGTGAATTGGAAGAAAAGAAATTTATAGCTGAAGCGTACTGTTATGATATAAGAATACCATTAGATGATTCTCATAGATCTGATTATGTTGTATCCAGCGACAAAGTTAAATTTAGAATAGCAAGTGAAAATGTATTTAAATATACAATAGTGAAAAAAATCATAGAAAAGCTTGAAGGTAAAAATATCCTTATAATAGGTCAGTATTTAGATCAATTAAATGAGATGAAAAAAAGAACAGGATATACTATAATCACAGGAAAAACTCCTCAAAGTGAAAGAGATATAATATACAAGAAATTTAAAACTGGTGAAATAAAAATACTTATAGTAAGTAAAGTTGCCAACTTAGCTGTTGATTTGCCTGATGCTAATGTTTTAATACAGATTTCTGGAACTTTTGGTTCAAGACAGGAAGAAGCACAAAGATTAGGAAGAGTACTACGTCCTAAAAAAGGTGAAAATAAAAGCTACTTCTTTTCAATCATCACTACAGATACAAAAGAAGAAGATTTTGCTCATAAAAGACAATTATTTTTGACAGAACAAGGATATCATTACGAATTAGTAGATAAAGATTCATTTGAAGAATTAGAGTTTAATAATTAA
- a CDS encoding BspA family leucine-rich repeat surface protein, whose product MKKYKPATKEELRELVFKDGIKLDCVDTSLITDMSYLFHKSKRKDFEGIEDWDVSNVEDMSYMFASMDFNFILDLSRIDFNPNLNNWNVSKVKKMNNMFAYCSIFNQPLDKWDTSNVEDMSFMFNLAKNFNQPLNNWNVSKVKDMRGMFKLAESFNQPLDKWDTSNVEDMSFMFNLAKNFNQPLNNWNISKVEDLSNMFSCCTFFNQPLNDWDVSNVKNMEDLFNSCENFNQPLDKWNVSNVENMCRMFDDCKKFDQPLNSWNVSNVNYMSCMFFSAESFNQPLDKWNTKKVTNIEFMFRYAENFDHYESLENWNLDKLKDITLICDDENKLHTRLKIYMQAFYPKEDYITITKDNVKEIYNLIAKDKNRRIVRLRKKLEEDFSSEL is encoded by the coding sequence ATGAAAAAATACAAACCAGCTACAAAAGAAGAATTAAGAGAATTAGTATTTAAAGACGGCATAAAACTTGATTGTGTTGATACAAGCCTTATTACAGATATGAGTTATCTTTTTCATAAAAGTAAAAGAAAAGATTTTGAAGGCATAGAAGATTGGGATGTTTCTAATGTTGAGGATATGTCTTATATGTTTGCCTCTATGGACTTTAATTTTATTTTAGATTTATCAAGAATAGATTTTAATCCTAATTTAAATAATTGGAATGTATCTAAAGTTAAAAAGATGAATAATATGTTTGCCTATTGTTCTATTTTTAATCAGCCTTTAGATAAGTGGGACACTTCTAATGTTGAAGATATGTCCTTTATGTTTAATTTAGCAAAAAACTTTAATCAGCCTTTAAATAACTGGAATGTATCTAAAGTAAAAGATATGAGAGGTATGTTTAAGTTAGCAGAAAGTTTTAATCAGCCTTTAGATAAATGGGATACTTCTAATGTTGAAGATATGTCATTTATGTTTAATCTGGCAAAAAATTTCAATCAGCCTTTAAATAATTGGAATATTAGTAAAGTTGAAGATTTATCAAATATGTTTAGTTGTTGTACATTTTTTAATCAGCCTCTTAATGATTGGGACGTATCTAATGTAAAAAATATGGAAGATTTGTTTAATAGCTGTGAGAATTTTAATCAGCCTTTAGATAAATGGAATGTTTCAAATGTTGAAAATATGTGTAGAATGTTTGATGATTGTAAAAAATTTGATCAGCCTTTAAATAGCTGGAATGTGTCTAATGTAAACTATATGAGCTGTATGTTTTTTTCAGCAGAAAGTTTTAATCAGCCTTTGGATAAATGGAATACAAAGAAAGTAACTAATATAGAGTTTATGTTTAGATATGCAGAAAATTTTGATCATTATGAATCTTTAGAAAATTGGAATTTAGATAAATTAAAAGATATAACTTTAATTTGTGATGATGAAAACAAATTGCATACAAGACTTAAAATATATATGCAAGCATTTTATCCTAAAGAAGATTATATAACTATAACAAAAGATAATGTCAAAGAAATATATAATCTTATTGCAAAAGATAAAAATAGAAGAATTGTAAGATTAAGAAAAAAACTTGAAGAAGATTTTTCATCAGAGCTTTAA
- a CDS encoding BspA family leucine-rich repeat surface protein: protein MKKYKPETKTELKKLVFTDGIKLYDVDTSLITDMSKLFYESKRKDFEGIEDWDVSNVTNMDMMFAYMGYNAMVRYSNIDFDHDLSNWNVSKVKSMNNMFAYCSNFDQPLDNWDVSNVEDMRFMFCGAKEFNQPLNSWNTSKVKNMRGMFEECEFFNQPLDKWDTSNVEDMSNMFIRAKRFNQPLNTWNTSKVKDLSSMFAYCDNFNQNINDWDVSNVTNMDSLFRQCDKLNQPFDKWDTSNVVNMEKTFFSCTEFNQPLNSWNVSNVENMDMMFYMAQSFNQPLDKWNTEKVITAVGLFRFAYKYDCYESLEHWNLDNLEEVGTFCDDEEKLHTRLKVYMQAFYPKEDYITITKFNVKEIYDLIAKDKNKRIVRLRKRIESDFSSELSFVTKDYNFKTIEKAEKYAEKKYNAKKEDKKLTFIKDCHVLVKDKSRELDITVIKYIYSEYLSLKRTINRLEKIDNIVNLLDFESFLKFVRDVYLENQDKEIAGFLYAMYGGDEALKEISELISLGIDSKVFLIMIKFNIESRYAQSLLYEIYSDTKKSEIRREAGRMINELIEKMNIGYTEFRLRCTPNYGFNSQGEKILNDDYKLIVNSDYSLTLFDIKNNKELKKTPQNFDKELKEEIKELRKEVQKFINHNARILSITLIDGDIYSYDLFKEVFIDNYLMNRFASALIWNLHDKDKNFITTFRYSADGSYSNCEDEEVKINADNFISLATPAEMDDETIDKWKKQLEDYELVQPINQLTVIKLDKNNLKKEIKKIKNIEASYGAFKFFAKKYDMYTNDVVGYNETITYTFPANDGDIFTISAKVDADTEYDEPVDITIDFQKSENKEEISKRFVYSFLVFMIFDFRLTDSF from the coding sequence ATGAAAAAATATAAACCAGAAACAAAAACAGAATTAAAAAAACTAGTATTTACTGACGGTATAAAACTTTATGATGTTGATACAAGTCTTATCACAGATATGAGTAAACTCTTTTATGAAAGTAAAAGAAAAGATTTTGAAGGCATAGAAGATTGGGACGTTTCTAATGTTACTAATATGGATATGATGTTTGCTTATATGGGATATAATGCAATGGTAAGATACTCAAATATAGATTTTGATCATGATTTAAGTAATTGGAATGTATCCAAAGTGAAAAGTATGAATAATATGTTTGCTTATTGTTCTAATTTTGATCAGCCTTTGGATAATTGGGACGTATCTAATGTTGAAGATATGAGATTTATGTTTTGCGGTGCCAAAGAGTTTAATCAGCCTTTAAATAGCTGGAACACATCGAAAGTGAAAAATATGAGAGGCATGTTTGAGGAATGTGAATTTTTTAATCAGCCTTTGGATAAATGGGATACTTCTAATGTTGAAGATATGTCTAATATGTTTATTAGGGCAAAAAGATTTAATCAGCCTTTAAATACTTGGAATACATCTAAAGTTAAAGATTTATCGAGTATGTTTGCATATTGCGATAATTTTAATCAGAATATTAATGATTGGGATGTTTCTAATGTTACTAATATGGATTCTTTATTTAGGCAATGCGACAAATTAAATCAGCCTTTTGATAAATGGGACACTTCTAATGTTGTAAACATGGAAAAGACATTTTTCTCATGTACTGAATTTAATCAGCCTTTAAATAGTTGGAATGTGTCTAATGTAGAAAATATGGATATGATGTTTTATATGGCTCAAAGCTTTAATCAGCCTCTTGATAAATGGAATACAGAAAAAGTAATAACTGCAGTAGGATTATTCAGATTTGCTTATAAGTATGATTGTTATGAGTCTTTAGAACATTGGAATTTAGATAATTTGGAAGAAGTTGGTACTTTTTGCGATGATGAGGAGAAATTGCATACAAGGCTTAAAGTATATATGCAGGCCTTTTATCCTAAAGAAGATTATATAACTATAACAAAATTTAATGTTAAAGAAATATATGATCTTATTGCAAAAGATAAAAATAAAAGAATTGTGAGATTAAGAAAAAGAATTGAAAGTGATTTTTCATCAGAGCTTTCATTTGTTACAAAAGATTATAATTTTAAAACTATAGAAAAAGCAGAAAAGTATGCAGAGAAAAAATACAATGCTAAAAAAGAAGATAAAAAACTTACATTTATAAAAGATTGCCATGTTTTAGTAAAAGATAAATCAAGAGAACTAGATATTACAGTTATAAAGTATATATATTCAGAGTATTTATCTTTAAAAAGAACAATTAACAGATTAGAAAAAATTGATAATATAGTTAATTTACTTGACTTTGAATCATTTTTAAAGTTTGTTAGAGATGTTTATTTAGAAAATCAAGATAAGGAGATTGCAGGCTTTCTTTATGCTATGTACGGAGGAGATGAAGCTTTAAAAGAGATATCTGAATTAATATCATTAGGTATTGATTCAAAAGTTTTCCTTATAATGATAAAATTCAATATAGAAAGCAGATATGCTCAGAGTTTATTATATGAGATATATTCAGATACAAAGAAATCAGAAATTAGACGTGAAGCTGGAAGAATGATTAATGAATTGATTGAAAAAATGAATATTGGTTATACTGAATTTAGATTAAGATGCACACCTAATTACGGATTTAATTCGCAAGGTGAAAAAATCTTAAATGATGATTATAAATTAATTGTTAATAGTGATTATAGTTTAACTTTATTCGATATAAAAAATAATAAAGAATTAAAAAAGACTCCTCAAAACTTTGATAAAGAGTTAAAAGAAGAAATAAAAGAATTAAGAAAAGAAGTACAGAAGTTTATTAATCATAATGCCCGTATTTTAAGTATTACATTAATAGACGGAGATATATACAGCTATGATTTATTTAAAGAAGTATTTATTGATAATTATTTAATGAATAGATTTGCATCTGCTTTAATATGGAACTTGCATGATAAAGATAAAAACTTTATAACAACTTTTAGATATTCAGCTGATGGAAGTTATTCAAACTGTGAAGATGAAGAAGTAAAAATTAATGCTGATAATTTTATAAGTTTAGCAACTCCTGCAGAAATGGATGATGAAACTATAGATAAATGGAAAAAACAGCTTGAGGATTATGAATTAGTACAGCCTATAAATCAATTAACAGTTATAAAATTGGATAAAAATAATTTGAAAAAGGAAATAAAGAAGATAAAAAATATAGAGGCAAGTTATGGAGCTTTTAAATTTTTTGCTAAGAAATATGATATGTATACCAATGATGTAGTTGGCTATAATGAGACTATAACATATACATTTCCTGCAAATGACGGAGATATTTTTACTATATCTGCAAAAGTAGATGCTGATACAGAATATGATGAGCCAGTAGACATAACTATTGATTTTCAAAAGAGCGAAAACAAAGAAGAGATAAGTAAAAGATTTGTTTATAGTTTTTTAGTATTTATGATTTTTGATTTCAGATTAACTGATTCATTTTAA
- a CDS encoding BspA family leucine-rich repeat surface protein → MKKYKPTTKEELKRLVFTNNGIKLGDIDTSLITDMSDLFNESKRKDFDGIEEWDTSNVENMSYMFAYMNYNVLGQYSMTEFNSNLNNWNVSKVKNMIYMFAGCTYFNQPLNKWDVSNVENMAGMFFGAKKFNQPLNNWNVSKVKDMSDMFHNCEAFNRPLDKWDVSNVKDMSNMFNVALKFNQNINNWNVSNVEDLSKTFRYCKAFDQPLNDWDVSNVKNMQHIFEDCENFNQPLDKWDTSNVESMEFAFRACGKFNQPLNSWNMSKVTNIEHMFAFTEEFNQPLDKWDTRNVISVMLLFAYARKFDHYESLANWNLDSLQAISIICDDKYMDKLPTRIQVYRQAFYPKDDIISITKFNVKEIYELIADDKNKKVVRLKKRLESDFSSELSFVTNNYNFKTIEKAEKYAERNYNAKKYDKKLEFIKNCHVLVKDKSREVNINLIKYIYSEYLSLKKTIKKLEKIDNMVNLLDLKSFVNFTKEIYLKNQDEVITAFVYAMYGGDEALKKISELMNTIESKNLLTMISFNIESRYAQSLLYKIYLNSTKSAIRKEAVEMINELLEKINIGYTEFRLRCMPNLGFNSKGEKKLNDDYKLIVNNDYTLTLFDIKNNKELKKVPQNLDKKLKDKIKELGKEVDKFINHISHILGIMLIDGDILSYDLFKEVFIDNYLMNKFGSSLIWNLYDKDKNFITNFRYTSDGKYLNTENEKIKINADNFMSLATPIEMDDETIDKWRKQIEDSELSQPINQLTSIKLNKDNLKKEIKKIKNIDISYGAFKFFAQKYDMHTNDVLGDNDTITYTFTSNDGDIFTMSAKVDEEVEYDDLVNISIDFKKGENKKDISKRFVYTFLVFMIFDFRLTDLF, encoded by the coding sequence ATGAAAAAATATAAACCAACAACAAAAGAAGAATTAAAAAGATTAGTATTCACCAACAACGGTATAAAACTTGGTGATATTGATACAAGTCTTATTACAGATATGAGCGACCTTTTTAATGAAAGTAAAAGAAAAGATTTTGATGGCATAGAAGAGTGGGATACTTCTAATGTTGAGAATATGTCTTATATGTTTGCATATATGAACTACAATGTTTTGGGACAATATTCAATGACAGAGTTTAATTCTAATTTAAATAATTGGAATGTATCAAAAGTGAAAAACATGATTTATATGTTTGCTGGTTGTACATATTTTAATCAGCCTTTAAATAAATGGGACGTTTCAAATGTGGAAAATATGGCTGGCATGTTTTTTGGTGCTAAAAAGTTTAATCAGCCTTTAAATAATTGGAATGTATCTAAAGTGAAAGATATGAGCGATATGTTTCATAACTGTGAAGCATTTAATAGACCTTTGGACAAATGGGATGTTTCTAATGTTAAAGATATGTCTAATATGTTTAATGTGGCTTTGAAATTTAATCAGAATATAAATAATTGGAATGTATCTAATGTTGAAGATTTATCAAAGACTTTTCGTTATTGTAAAGCTTTTGATCAGCCTCTTAATGATTGGGACGTATCTAATGTGAAAAATATGCAACATATATTTGAGGACTGTGAAAATTTTAATCAGCCTTTAGATAAATGGGATACTTCTAATGTTGAAAGTATGGAATTTGCATTTAGAGCATGCGGTAAATTTAATCAGCCTTTAAATAGCTGGAATATGTCTAAAGTAACAAATATAGAGCATATGTTTGCTTTTACAGAAGAATTTAATCAGCCTCTTGATAAATGGGATACAAGAAATGTCATTAGTGTAATGTTGTTGTTTGCCTATGCACGCAAGTTTGATCATTATGAATCTTTAGCAAATTGGAATTTAGACAGTTTACAAGCTATAAGTATAATTTGTGATGATAAGTATATGGATAAATTACCTACAAGAATTCAAGTATATAGGCAGGCATTTTATCCTAAGGACGATATTATAAGTATAACAAAATTTAATGTTAAAGAAATATATGAGCTTATTGCAGATGATAAAAATAAAAAAGTTGTAAGATTGAAAAAAAGACTTGAAAGTGATTTCTCATCAGAGCTTTCATTTGTTACAAATAATTATAATTTCAAAACTATAGAAAAAGCAGAAAAGTATGCTGAAAGAAATTACAATGCTAAAAAATATGATAAGAAACTTGAATTTATAAAGAATTGTCATGTATTAGTAAAAGATAAATCAAGAGAAGTAAATATCAATCTTATCAAGTATATATATTCAGAATATTTGTCTTTAAAGAAAACTATTAAAAAATTAGAAAAAATTGATAATATGGTTAATTTGCTTGATTTAAAATCATTTGTGAATTTTACTAAAGAGATTTATTTAAAAAATCAAGATGAAGTTATCACTGCTTTTGTTTATGCTATGTATGGAGGAGATGAAGCTTTAAAGAAAATATCAGAATTAATGAATACTATTGAATCAAAAAATCTACTTACAATGATAAGCTTCAATATAGAAAGCAGATATGCTCAGAGTTTATTATATAAAATATATCTAAATTCAACTAAAAGTGCAATTCGTAAAGAAGCAGTAGAAATGATTAATGAGTTACTTGAAAAAATTAATATAGGTTATACTGAATTTAGATTAAGATGTATGCCTAATTTGGGATTCAATTCTAAAGGTGAAAAAAAATTAAATGATGATTATAAATTAATTGTCAATAATGATTATACTTTAACTTTATTTGATATAAAAAATAATAAAGAATTAAAAAAAGTACCTCAAAATCTTGATAAAAAATTAAAAGATAAAATAAAAGAATTGGGTAAAGAAGTAGATAAGTTCATTAATCATATCTCACATATTTTAGGTATTATGTTAATAGACGGTGATATATTGAGTTATGACTTGTTTAAAGAAGTTTTTATTGATAACTATTTAATGAATAAATTTGGTTCTAGTTTAATATGGAACTTGTATGATAAAGATAAAAACTTTATAACAAATTTTAGATATACAAGCGATGGAAAATATTTAAACACAGAAAATGAAAAAATAAAAATTAATGCTGATAATTTCATGAGTTTGGCAACTCCTATAGAAATGGACGATGAAACTATAGATAAATGGAGAAAACAAATTGAAGATAGTGAATTATCACAGCCAATAAATCAATTAACATCTATAAAATTAAATAAAGATAATTTGAAAAAAGAAATAAAGAAAATAAAAAATATAGATATAAGCTATGGAGCTTTTAAGTTTTTTGCTCAAAAATATGATATGCATACTAATGATGTATTAGGAGATAATGACACTATAACATATACATTCACATCAAATGACGGAGATATTTTTACTATGTCTGCAAAAGTTGATGAGGAAGTAGAATATGATGATTTAGTAAATATTAGTATTGATTTCAAAAAGGGTGAAAATAAAAAAGATATAAGCAAGAGATTTGTTTATACATTTTTAGTGTTTATGATTTTTGATTTCAGACTAACTGATTTATTTTAA
- a CDS encoding BspA family leucine-rich repeat surface protein, whose translation MKKYKPATKEELKNLVFTDGIKLSDVDTSLITDMSYLFHKSERKDFEGIEDWDTSNVEDMSGMFDKCYLFNQALNNWNVSNVKNMSGMFQAAMKFNQPLYKWDTSNVKTMSFMFNYAKSFNQNINNWNVSKVEDLSYMFCECEAFNRPLNDWNVSNVKTMEGTFRRAYKFNQTLDKWDTSNVENMHEMFVQCKAFNQPLNSWNVSNVKNMEAMFCDTLSFNQPLDKWNTKNLKKIDSMFKYAKVFDCYDSLANWDLNKILNMNELCDDKEKLPLRIRAYLQAFYGSYQNYLNITKDNVKEIYDFISKDTNKKIVALRKKLESDFSLVLSSVTNDFKTIEEAEKYFENNYNKKDYKKVSFINNNYKVLIKDKSREVNINVIKYIYLEYLSLKRDVKRLVKIDNIVNLLDRESFIKFIKNIYDETNKETAVFIYGIYGGDEALKNIYKKAHDTKLSLIIIKLNNQSKYALKLLYKIFMTTKKTEVRLEAEKIINELLKEMNIDYTEFRLRYALDFGFNSKYEKVLNEYYKLILNSDYSLSLFDIKNNKELKKIPKNLDKKLKVEITKLRKEIKKFIKNNSNLLAITLINGNKYSYDIFKDIFIDNVMMNKFASSLIWNLYDKDSNFITTFRYSGDGSYSNCKDEEIKINDDNFISLASPIEMDDYTINKWRKQLEDYEIAQPLQQLTVIKLDKNNLEKEINKIKNINATYATFKYFTKKYEMNISNVIGYDGIITYSFSSNDEDIFTMTSKIQGEYDEQVNITIDFKKSKNKKEISKRFVYTLLVLMIWDFRLTDLF comes from the coding sequence ATGAAGAAGTACAAACCAGCAACAAAAGAAGAATTAAAAAATTTAGTATTTACAGACGGTATAAAACTTAGTGATGTAGATACAAGCCTTATCACGGATATGAGTTATCTTTTTCATAAAAGTGAAAGAAAAGATTTTGAAGGCATAGAAGATTGGGATACTTCTAATGTAGAGGATATGTCTGGAATGTTTGATAAATGCTATTTATTCAATCAGGCTTTAAATAATTGGAATGTATCTAATGTCAAAAATATGAGCGGTATGTTTCAGGCAGCTATGAAATTTAATCAGCCTTTATATAAATGGGATACTTCAAATGTTAAGACTATGAGCTTTATGTTTAATTATGCTAAATCATTTAATCAAAATATAAATAATTGGAATGTTAGTAAGGTTGAAGATTTAAGTTATATGTTTTGTGAGTGTGAAGCTTTTAATCGGCCTCTTAATGATTGGAACGTATCTAATGTAAAAACTATGGAAGGTACATTTAGGAGAGCTTATAAATTCAATCAGACGCTTGATAAATGGGACACCTCAAATGTTGAAAACATGCATGAGATGTTTGTACAATGCAAAGCTTTTAATCAGCCTTTAAATAGTTGGAATGTATCTAATGTAAAAAATATGGAAGCTATGTTTTGTGATACTCTTTCATTTAATCAGCCTCTTGATAAATGGAATACAAAAAACTTAAAAAAAATTGATTCAATGTTTAAGTATGCTAAAGTGTTTGATTGTTATGATTCATTAGCAAATTGGGATTTAAATAAAATATTAAATATGAATGAATTATGCGATGATAAAGAAAAACTACCTTTAAGAATCAGAGCATATCTTCAGGCTTTTTATGGTTCTTATCAAAATTATTTAAATATCACAAAAGATAATGTCAAAGAGATATATGATTTCATTTCAAAAGATACAAATAAAAAAATTGTGGCATTAAGAAAAAAACTTGAAAGTGATTTTTCTTTGGTACTTTCATCTGTTACAAATGATTTTAAAACTATAGAAGAAGCAGAAAAGTATTTTGAAAATAATTATAATAAAAAAGATTATAAAAAAGTGAGCTTTATAAATAATAATTATAAGGTTTTAATAAAAGATAAGTCAAGAGAAGTTAATATTAATGTTATAAAGTATATATATTTGGAATATTTGTCTCTCAAAAGAGATGTTAAAAGATTAGTAAAAATTGATAATATAGTAAATTTGCTTGATAGAGAATCATTCATAAAATTTATTAAAAATATTTATGATGAAACCAATAAAGAAACAGCTGTTTTTATTTATGGAATATATGGAGGAGATGAGGCTTTAAAAAATATATATAAAAAAGCACATGACACAAAACTTTCACTTATAATAATTAAATTAAACAATCAAAGCAAATATGCACTTAAATTGTTATATAAAATATTTATGACTACTAAGAAAACAGAAGTTAGACTTGAAGCAGAAAAAATAATTAATGAATTGCTTAAAGAAATGAATATTGATTATACTGAATTTAGATTAAGATATGCTCTTGATTTCGGATTTAATTCTAAATATGAAAAAGTATTAAATGAATATTATAAATTAATTTTGAATAGTGATTATTCTTTGAGCTTGTTTGATATAAAAAATAATAAAGAATTGAAAAAGATTCCTAAAAATCTTGATAAAAAGTTAAAAGTAGAAATAACAAAATTAAGAAAAGAAATAAAAAAGTTTATTAAAAATAATTCTAATCTTTTAGCCATTACATTAATAAATGGTAATAAATACAGTTATGATATATTCAAAGACATTTTTATTGATAATGTTATGATGAATAAATTTGCTTCATCTTTGATATGGAATCTATATGACAAAGATTCTAATTTTATAACAACTTTCAGATATTCAGGAGATGGAAGTTATTCGAACTGTAAAGATGAAGAAATAAAAATTAATGATGATAATTTTATAAGTTTAGCAAGTCCTATAGAAATGGACGATTACACTATAAATAAATGGAGAAAACAGCTTGAAGATTATGAAATAGCACAGCCTTTACAGCAATTAACAGTTATAAAATTAGATAAAAATAATTTGGAAAAAGAAATAAATAAAATAAAAAATATTAATGCAACTTATGCTACTTTTAAGTATTTTACTAAAAAATATGAAATGAATATTAGTAATGTAATAGGATATGATGGTATTATAACTTATTCATTTTCATCAAATGACGAAGATATTTTTACTATGACTTCAAAAATTCAGGGGGAATATGATGAGCAAGTAAATATTACTATTGATTTTAAAAAGAGTAAAAACAAAAAAGAAATAAGTAAAAGATTTGTTTATACTTTATTAGTATTAATGATTTGGGATTTTAGATTGACAGATTTATTTTAA